The proteins below are encoded in one region of Scomber japonicus isolate fScoJap1 chromosome 2, fScoJap1.pri, whole genome shotgun sequence:
- the LOC128372487 gene encoding voltage-dependent calcium channel gamma-4 subunit-like, whose translation MAWCDRRVQTLLAIVGAFTAFSLMTIAIGTDYWLYSRAYICNTTNVTTDETQMQTKKVKGDLTHSGLWRICCIEGINKGSCFRINHFPEDNDYDTDSSEYILRIVRASSLFPILSTILLMLGGLCVSVGRIYSSKNNILLSAGILFVAAGLSNIIGIIVYISSNAGDPSDKKDEDKKNHYNYGWSFYFGALSFIVAESVGVLAVNIYIEKNKETHFRARRDFIKTTSSSSPYSRIPSYRYRRRRSRSSSRSSDPSRETSPVGMKIGGGSSGGGGLGMGLPMGDISLYALSRDPLKGGSGTAGPYSPERGSGFLQVHNCFQKDLKDGVSRRTTPV comes from the exons ATGGCATGGTGTGACCGAAGGGTTCAGACTTTGCTGGCCATCGTGGGGGCCTTCACCGCTTTCAGCCTCATGACCATCGCCATCGGCACCGACTACTGGCTTTACTCCCGGGCGTATATCTGTAACACCACAAATGTCACCACAGACGAGACCCAGATGCAAACCAAGAAAGTCAAAGGCGACCTGACGCACTCCGGGCTGTGGCGGATCTGCTGTATCGAAG GTATCAACAAAGGAAGCTGTTTTCGGATCAATCATTTTCCAGAGGATAATGACTATGACACAGACAGCTCAGAGTACATCTTAC GTATAGTGCGTGCATCCAGCCTCTTCCCAATCCTCAGTACCATCCTGCTCATGTTGGGTGGCCTGTGTGTCAGCGTTGGACGTATCTACAGCAGCAAGAACAACATCCTGCTCAGTGCTGGCATCTTGTTTGTGGCTGCAG GTTTGAGCAACATCATAGGCATCATCGTCTACATCTCCAGCAACGCCGGTGATCCCAGTGACAAGAAAGACGAGGACAAGAAAAACCATTACAACTACGGTTGGTCCTTTTACTTCGGCGCCCTCTCCTTCATTGTGGCCGAGTCGGTGGGGGTTCTTGCTGTCAACATATAcatagagaaaaacaaagagacgCACTTCCGAGCCAGACGTGACTTCATCAAAACTACCTCATCCTCCTCGCCGTACTCTCGCATCCCAAGTTACCGCTACAGACGAAGGCGCTCACGCTCCAGCTCGAGATCAAGTGACCCGTCCCGTGAGACCTCCCCAGTGGGAATGAAGATTGGTGGAGGAAGcagcggaggaggagggttgGGGATGGGGTTGCCCATGGGAGATATATCTTTGTACGCCCTCAGCAGAGACCCTTTGAAGGGTGGAAGTGGGACTGCAGGACCCTACAGTCCTGAGAGAGGCTCTGGGTTTTTACAGGTCCACAACTGCTTCCAGAAAGACCTTAAAGATGGAGTGAGCAGGAGGACCACGCCAGTATGA